In Devosia sp. XK-2, one DNA window encodes the following:
- a CDS encoding insulinase family protein, which yields MSHPAFELVRDETIAEISSQALLYRHKKTGAEVLSLINADENKVFGITFKTPPEDSTGIAHILEHSVLCGSRKYPVKKPFVELLKGSMHTFLNAMTFPDKTAYPVASQNLKDFYNLVDVYLDAVLFPLISQDTFEQEGWHYELESANAPLVYKGVVFNEMKGVYSSPDSVMHTQTQTALYPDTTYGKSSGGDPKVIPDLTYEQFKRFHQTYYHPSNARVVFSGDDAPDKRLDILDAYFSQFDRLDVDAEVKLQPRWNAPRKVSGTYAGSVDGEKRRDGMVSVSWMLDPPGSREETLSHGMLSYLLAGNSAAPLRKKLNESGLGEGVIGGGISSYLRQPMGGFGLKGVDPADAEKVEQLVLETLAEIAETGFSEEQREAAINTFEFNLREQNTGSYPRGMTYMFTALGGWLHGGDPLSPLVYEEALAALKQKAASGHFEKEIRRLFLDNPHRVTSTLEADPEQGAREAKAEADKLAAVRAALDEDALKSVLERTERLKALQESVDKPEDLARIPTLTLNDLDRDIRVVPTEESISAGVRTLYHDLPTLGILYLDLGFDMHVLDKADLPYLPLFGRALLQTGTSKEDFVSLTQRIGRTTGGIAQHRGLASKQDGSGTAAWFFLSGKSVADKFADMLDIMSDVLLDANFSDRARFRQMALEEKAGFEARLVPSGNGIVDTRIKAGLTEAGWIAEQMSGVSYLDFLKGLIKQVENDWESVEARLGSIRAKLFNRGRMIINVTADGALWGEAKGALDSFVGGLPNAALADADWPHRFEPKNEGLVIPAQVNYVGKGANLKALGVELSAASAVALRLLNTTYLWDKVRVQGGAYGGSSRFDLSSGNFAFLSYRDPNLLKTLEAYDGAARALRAEIGETDLVRSVIGVVGDLDRPEFPDAKGYSAMWRILNGTTDALRQQRRDEILSTSRADFLALADAIDLVAENGHVVVLGGEAAINAANEKNPGLLEVSKVV from the coding sequence ATGTCCCACCCCGCCTTCGAACTCGTCCGCGACGAGACTATCGCCGAGATCAGTTCGCAGGCCTTGCTCTACCGGCACAAGAAGACTGGGGCGGAGGTGTTGAGCCTCATTAATGCGGACGAGAACAAGGTCTTTGGCATCACCTTCAAGACACCGCCGGAGGATTCGACCGGCATCGCGCATATTCTCGAGCATTCGGTACTGTGCGGATCGCGCAAATATCCGGTCAAAAAGCCCTTTGTAGAGCTGCTCAAGGGGTCGATGCATACCTTTCTCAATGCGATGACTTTTCCTGACAAGACCGCCTATCCGGTGGCTAGCCAGAACCTCAAGGACTTTTACAACCTCGTCGATGTCTATCTCGACGCCGTGCTGTTCCCGCTGATCAGCCAGGATACGTTTGAGCAGGAGGGCTGGCATTACGAGCTGGAAAGCGCGAATGCGCCGCTGGTCTATAAGGGTGTGGTGTTCAACGAGATGAAGGGGGTCTATTCGTCTCCTGACTCGGTAATGCATACCCAGACCCAGACCGCGCTTTATCCCGATACGACCTATGGCAAGAGTTCGGGGGGCGATCCCAAGGTCATCCCGGACCTGACATATGAGCAGTTCAAGCGCTTCCATCAGACCTATTATCACCCCTCCAATGCGCGGGTGGTGTTTTCCGGCGATGACGCGCCGGACAAGCGGCTGGATATTCTGGATGCCTATTTCAGCCAGTTCGACAGGCTCGACGTCGATGCCGAGGTGAAGCTGCAGCCGCGCTGGAATGCGCCGCGCAAGGTTTCGGGCACCTATGCCGGGAGCGTGGATGGGGAAAAGCGTCGCGACGGCATGGTCTCGGTGAGCTGGATGCTCGATCCGCCCGGGAGCCGGGAAGAAACGCTCAGCCATGGCATGCTGAGCTATCTCCTGGCCGGCAATTCGGCAGCGCCGCTGCGCAAAAAGCTCAATGAAAGCGGGCTCGGGGAAGGCGTGATCGGGGGTGGTATCTCGTCCTATCTCCGGCAGCCCATGGGCGGGTTTGGCCTTAAGGGCGTTGATCCGGCCGATGCCGAAAAGGTCGAACAACTGGTACTGGAGACGCTGGCGGAGATCGCCGAAACCGGCTTTTCCGAGGAGCAGCGGGAAGCGGCGATCAATACGTTCGAGTTCAATTTGCGTGAGCAGAACACCGGCTCCTATCCGCGCGGCATGACCTATATGTTCACCGCTCTGGGCGGCTGGCTGCATGGCGGCGATCCGCTTTCCCCGCTAGTTTACGAGGAAGCGCTGGCCGCGCTCAAGCAAAAGGCCGCATCGGGACATTTCGAAAAGGAAATCCGGCGCCTGTTCCTGGACAATCCGCATCGTGTAACTTCGACCCTGGAGGCCGATCCCGAACAGGGCGCGCGTGAGGCCAAGGCGGAGGCCGACAAGCTCGCCGCTGTGCGGGCCGCTCTGGATGAGGATGCGCTCAAGAGCGTTCTGGAGCGCACCGAGCGCTTAAAGGCGCTGCAGGAGAGTGTCGACAAGCCCGAAGACCTGGCCAGGATTCCGACGCTGACGCTGAATGATCTCGACCGCGACATTCGCGTCGTGCCGACAGAGGAAAGCATTAGTGCGGGGGTGCGCACGCTCTATCACGACCTGCCGACGCTGGGGATTTTGTATCTGGATCTCGGCTTTGACATGCATGTGCTGGATAAGGCCGACCTGCCCTATCTGCCCCTGTTCGGACGGGCCTTGCTGCAGACCGGCACCAGCAAGGAAGATTTTGTTTCCCTGACCCAGCGCATCGGCCGCACCACGGGCGGTATCGCACAGCATCGTGGCCTTGCCAGCAAGCAGGACGGCTCGGGGACGGCCGCCTGGTTCTTCCTTTCGGGCAAGTCGGTGGCGGACAAGTTCGCCGACATGCTGGACATAATGAGCGACGTGCTGCTCGATGCCAATTTCTCGGACAGGGCGCGTTTCCGGCAGATGGCGCTGGAGGAAAAGGCGGGTTTCGAGGCGCGGCTGGTGCCCAGCGGCAATGGAATTGTCGATACACGCATCAAGGCGGGCTTGACCGAGGCGGGCTGGATTGCCGAGCAGATGAGCGGCGTGAGCTATCTCGATTTCCTCAAGGGGTTGATCAAGCAGGTCGAGAACGATTGGGAGAGCGTGGAGGCCAGGCTCGGCTCGATCCGCGCCAAATTGTTCAATCGCGGTCGCATGATCATCAATGTCACAGCCGACGGTGCGCTCTGGGGCGAGGCCAAGGGGGCGCTGGACAGCTTTGTGGGCGGCTTGCCGAACGCAGCCCTTGCCGACGCCGACTGGCCCCATAGGTTCGAGCCGAAAAACGAGGGCCTCGTGATCCCGGCACAGGTCAATTATGTGGGCAAGGGCGCTAATCTCAAGGCGCTTGGGGTGGAGCTCTCGGCTGCCTCCGCGGTGGCGCTGCGGCTCTTGAACACCACCTATCTCTGGGACAAGGTGCGTGTGCAGGGTGGCGCCTATGGCGGGTCGAGCCGGTTCGACCTCTCGTCGGGCAATTTTGCGTTCCTCTCCTATCGGGATCCGAACCTGCTCAAGACGCTGGAGGCCTATGACGGCGCGGCCAGAGCGCTGCGCGCCGAGATTGGCGAAACCGATCTGGTGCGCTCGGTCATCGGCGTGGTGGGCGACCTGGACCGGCCCGAATTTCCCGACGCCAAGGGCTATTCGGCCATGTGGCGGATTTTGAATGGCACAACCGACGCCCTTCGCCAGCAGCGGCGCGACGAAATTCTCTCGACCAGCCGGGCTGATTTCCTGGCCCTGGCCGATGCCATTGATCTGGTGGCGGAAAATGGCCATGTGGTGGTGCTGGGTGGGGAAGCGGCGATCAATGCCGCCAATGAGAAGAACCCGGGATTGCTGGAGGTCAGCAAGGTGGTTTAG
- a CDS encoding alpha/beta hydrolase-fold protein, which produces MRRTSHPAGTIHRLTVESKALAGNMLGDPTERIVDVYVPAGHDGKGLPLLVDLVGYTAGGPAHTAWKAFTENVPERLDRLIGEGKMAPVVVAFPDCFSRLGGNQYVNSPVMGNWEDFLIEEMLPAVETKFSCGGTGRRGVFGKSSGGFGALVHAMRHPHIWAAAASHSGDAGFEHLYLAGFPDVLMALAKKDNSIEEWMKAFEAKPKLDGKDTMTLMFLCQAASFDPDPQAFLGLRLPVTLDTCEIIPERWENWLAWDPALMVKSHADAIGKLKGFFLDCGTEDQYAILYGTRRIHKALEQRGIAHRYEEFPDNHSGVDYRMDVSLPWMTEVLNQ; this is translated from the coding sequence ATGCGCCGCACCAGCCACCCCGCCGGAACCATCCACCGACTGACCGTAGAAAGCAAAGCCCTTGCCGGCAATATGCTTGGCGACCCCACCGAGCGCATTGTCGATGTCTATGTGCCCGCGGGCCATGACGGCAAGGGCCTGCCACTGCTGGTCGATCTGGTCGGCTATACTGCGGGCGGCCCCGCTCATACGGCCTGGAAGGCCTTCACCGAAAACGTCCCCGAACGTCTCGACCGCCTGATTGGCGAGGGCAAGATGGCGCCGGTCGTCGTCGCCTTTCCCGATTGCTTCTCACGCCTGGGCGGCAATCAATATGTAAACAGCCCGGTCATGGGAAACTGGGAGGATTTCCTGATCGAGGAGATGCTGCCAGCCGTCGAGACAAAATTCTCCTGCGGCGGCACCGGCAGGCGCGGCGTTTTCGGCAAGTCATCCGGCGGCTTCGGCGCCCTGGTTCATGCCATGCGCCATCCCCACATATGGGCCGCCGCCGCCAGCCATTCCGGCGATGCCGGCTTCGAGCATCTCTATCTCGCGGGTTTCCCCGACGTTCTGATGGCGCTCGCCAAAAAGGACAATTCCATCGAGGAATGGATGAAGGCCTTTGAGGCCAAGCCCAAGCTCGATGGCAAGGACACCATGACCCTGATGTTCCTCTGCCAGGCCGCCAGTTTCGATCCCGACCCGCAAGCCTTTCTTGGCCTCAGGCTGCCGGTGACGTTGGACACCTGCGAGATCATCCCCGAGCGCTGGGAAAACTGGCTCGCCTGGGACCCGGCCCTGATGGTCAAATCGCATGCCGATGCCATCGGCAAATTGAAAGGCTTCTTCCTCGATTGTGGCACCGAGGATCAATACGCCATTCTCTACGGCACCCGCCGCATTCACAAGGCGCTCGAACAGCGCGGCATCGCCCATCGCTATGAGGAGTTCCCCGACAACCATTCCGGTGTCGATTACCGCATGGATGTCAGCCTGCCCTGGATGACCGAGGTTTTGAACCAATAG
- a CDS encoding long-chain fatty acid--CoA ligase, with amino-acid sequence MDTPATGHESLRPWIATYPKGIVWDDHIDTTPVHEQVLASCASHPNAVALDFLGSAMTYGELAEEILAFAGALQSQFGVTKGSRVALMLPNTPFYPIAYYGVLRAGGTVVNCNPLYTVSELGHITSNAGADVLVTLDLKLMFEKAEALVAAGYVKKLIVAHFPAALPLVKKVLYLLVKRGDLADIGRSPQAHTVTWFQAMLNRQDSPAPVAIDRDVDIAVQQYTGGTTGIPKGALLSHANVAANVSQSTKWFASLFKPGNKAIAILPFFHIFAMTTCMNMPLAAGMTVYMMPRFEMKGFLSLLRRSRPNLMPAVPTLISALANSEMATRELLSSIELIVSGGAALPNELRSAFARKSSAQLVEGYGLTEASPVVCCGPFNGLNKSMSIGLPLPGTDIRFVDVDSGKVVGIGENGELQVKGAQVMVGYFEDEEATSNAFMDGWLRTGDVGHMDEDGYVFLVDRIKDLIICSGFNVYPRTIEEAVMAHEAVEEVNVIGVPDEYRGEAPVAFVKLKHDHTVSEAELKTFLTGKLNKIEMPKQIVFKQDLPKTLIGKLSKKELREEYAQMKASKS; translated from the coding sequence ATGGACACGCCAGCCACCGGCCACGAAAGCCTTCGCCCCTGGATCGCCACCTATCCCAAGGGCATTGTCTGGGACGATCACATCGATACCACGCCAGTGCACGAGCAGGTCCTGGCATCCTGTGCCAGCCATCCAAATGCCGTTGCACTCGATTTTCTGGGCTCCGCCATGACCTATGGCGAACTGGCAGAAGAGATCCTGGCCTTTGCCGGAGCGCTGCAAAGCCAGTTCGGTGTCACCAAGGGCAGTCGCGTTGCTCTCATGCTGCCCAATACGCCTTTCTACCCGATCGCCTATTATGGCGTGCTGCGGGCCGGGGGCACGGTGGTCAATTGCAATCCGCTCTATACCGTTTCCGAATTGGGGCACATCACCTCCAATGCCGGCGCCGATGTTCTGGTAACGCTCGATCTCAAGCTGATGTTCGAAAAGGCCGAGGCACTTGTGGCCGCCGGCTATGTCAAAAAGCTGATCGTGGCGCATTTCCCCGCCGCCCTGCCCCTGGTCAAGAAGGTCCTTTATCTATTGGTCAAGCGCGGGGATCTGGCCGATATCGGACGCTCGCCTCAGGCCCATACCGTCACATGGTTCCAGGCCATGCTGAACCGCCAGGACAGCCCGGCGCCGGTGGCTATCGATCGGGACGTCGACATTGCCGTCCAGCAATATACCGGCGGCACCACCGGTATTCCCAAGGGCGCCTTGCTCAGCCACGCCAATGTGGCGGCCAATGTGTCCCAATCCACCAAGTGGTTTGCCAGCCTGTTCAAGCCGGGCAACAAGGCCATCGCTATTTTGCCCTTCTTCCACATCTTCGCCATGACCACCTGCATGAACATGCCGCTGGCCGCCGGCATGACGGTCTATATGATGCCGCGCTTCGAGATGAAGGGTTTCCTGTCTTTGCTCCGGCGCTCGCGGCCCAATCTGATGCCGGCTGTGCCCACATTGATTTCGGCGCTGGCCAATAGCGAAATGGCGACGCGCGAGCTTCTGTCCAGCATCGAACTGATCGTTTCGGGCGGTGCCGCTTTGCCCAATGAATTGCGCAGCGCTTTTGCCCGCAAATCCTCGGCCCAGCTCGTGGAGGGTTACGGTCTGACCGAGGCCTCCCCGGTGGTCTGTTGCGGCCCCTTCAATGGCCTGAACAAATCCATGTCCATCGGCCTGCCCCTGCCCGGGACCGATATTCGCTTTGTCGATGTGGATTCGGGAAAAGTCGTCGGCATCGGCGAAAATGGCGAATTGCAGGTCAAGGGCGCCCAGGTCATGGTCGGCTATTTCGAGGATGAAGAGGCCACCAGCAACGCCTTCATGGATGGCTGGCTGCGCACCGGCGATGTGGGCCATATGGACGAGGACGGCTATGTCTTCCTTGTCGACCGCATCAAGGACCTCATCATCTGCTCGGGCTTCAATGTCTATCCGCGCACGATCGAGGAAGCGGTGATGGCCCATGAAGCTGTGGAAGAGGTCAATGTCATCGGCGTGCCCGATGAATATCGCGGCGAAGCACCGGTGGCCTTCGTCAAACTCAAGCATGACCACACCGTCAGCGAAGCCGAGCTCAAGACCTTCCTGACCGGAAAGCTCAACAAGATTGAAATGCCCAAACAGATCGTTTTCAAGCAGGACCTGCCCAAGACGCTGATCGGCAAGCTCTCCAAAAAGGAACTACGCGAGGAATATGCCCAGATGAAAGCCTCGAAATCGTGA
- a CDS encoding aldo/keto reductase yields MKTRRLGKTGYEVSEIGLGCWQLGGDFGPVGDETANAILTHALNAGISFWDTADVYGGGLSESRIGAHAKGPNVVVATKLGRGGGLYPDGYSKQAVRESLVGSAKRLGVDRLDLAQLHCVPTDVLRDGAIFGWMDELQAEGLVRHWGASVETIEEGMICLDQPGCATLQIIFNLFRQDAAEELLPKAAEKDVGIIVRLPLASGLLSGKYSKDTRFEASDHRNYNRDGAAFSVGETFSGIPFERGVELVQTLKGFAPEGVPLSQFALRWILDHPQVSTVIAGVSKPEQIADNVAASERKSLFPALMKQLGAWYQTDVKPEIRGGV; encoded by the coding sequence ATGAAGACGCGGCGATTGGGCAAGACGGGCTATGAGGTCAGCGAGATCGGGCTGGGGTGCTGGCAGCTCGGCGGCGATTTCGGACCGGTCGGCGACGAGACGGCCAATGCCATTCTGACCCATGCGCTCAATGCCGGGATCAGCTTCTGGGACACGGCAGACGTCTATGGCGGGGGCCTCAGCGAAAGCCGGATCGGGGCCCATGCCAAGGGACCCAATGTGGTTGTGGCGACAAAGCTGGGGCGGGGCGGCGGACTTTACCCTGATGGCTATTCGAAGCAGGCCGTGCGCGAAAGCCTGGTCGGTTCGGCCAAGCGGCTGGGCGTCGACAGGCTCGACCTGGCGCAATTGCATTGCGTGCCAACCGACGTGCTGCGCGATGGCGCTATTTTTGGCTGGATGGACGAATTGCAGGCGGAGGGCCTGGTGCGCCATTGGGGTGCCAGTGTCGAGACGATCGAGGAAGGCATGATCTGTCTTGATCAGCCCGGCTGCGCCACGCTGCAGATCATCTTCAACCTGTTCCGCCAGGATGCGGCGGAAGAGCTTTTGCCCAAGGCGGCGGAGAAGGACGTCGGCATTATCGTGCGCCTGCCGCTGGCCAGCGGATTGCTGAGCGGCAAATACAGCAAGGACACACGGTTCGAAGCCAGCGACCATCGCAACTACAATCGCGATGGGGCGGCCTTTTCGGTGGGCGAGACCTTTTCGGGCATTCCCTTCGAGCGCGGTGTCGAACTGGTACAGACGCTCAAGGGCTTTGCACCCGAGGGCGTACCGCTGAGCCAGTTTGCCCTAAGGTGGATTCTCGACCATCCGCAGGTCTCCACAGTGATTGCGGGGGTCAGCAAGCCCGAGCAGATTGCCGACAATGTCGCGGCTTCCGAGCGCAAAAGCCTGTTCCCGGCGCTGATGAAACAGCTCGGGGCGTGGTATCAAACCGATGTGAAGCCGGAGATCCGCGGCGGGGTTTAG
- a CDS encoding MerR family DNA-binding transcriptional regulator — protein sequence MTTRSSENQDLFAIADLAREFGISTRAIRFYESKGLLSPERVGATRVFRKRDRARLILILRGKRLGFTLRDISDYLSLYDADRTQQVSLLAGKVDERLALLERQRDDLETTIRELREIKQLAEERLQKTG from the coding sequence GTGACCACCAGATCATCCGAAAACCAGGATCTGTTCGCCATAGCCGACCTCGCCCGCGAGTTCGGCATTTCGACCAGAGCCATCCGCTTTTATGAATCCAAGGGCCTGCTTTCCCCCGAGCGTGTCGGCGCGACCCGCGTTTTCCGCAAGCGCGACCGCGCGCGGCTCATCCTCATTCTGCGCGGCAAGCGCCTGGGCTTCACCCTGCGCGACATTTCCGACTATTTGAGCCTCTACGACGCCGACCGCACTCAACAGGTCAGCCTGCTTGCCGGCAAGGTGGACGAACGCCTGGCCCTGCTCGAGCGCCAGCGCGACGACCTCGAAACCACCATTCGCGAACTGCGCGAAATCAAGCAATTGGCCGAGGAACGGCTGCAAAAGACCGGCTAG
- a CDS encoding GntR family transcriptional regulator, producing the protein MSEAREGTIAFRVVVALRDEIVSMGLKPGDVISESDIAARYGVSRQPVREAFIRLAQQGLLLIRPKRATVVKKISPDGVRQSRFIRESIEVEIIRRVATNPGTDVPEVLGALIADQEAASTANDSRRFHKLDELFHRTLARLAGVEYAWQLIDDHKMQLDRVRYLTLGVSSSQRAIAEHKQIAEAVGQGDVAGAEAAMRAHLARAEVLLNQTISDFPDYFE; encoded by the coding sequence CGAGATCGTCAGCATGGGCCTAAAGCCAGGCGATGTGATTTCCGAGAGCGATATTGCCGCCCGCTATGGTGTGTCGCGGCAGCCGGTCCGCGAGGCGTTCATCCGCCTGGCCCAGCAGGGATTGCTACTGATCCGACCCAAGCGCGCGACGGTGGTGAAAAAGATATCGCCTGACGGCGTGCGGCAGAGCCGGTTCATTCGCGAAAGCATCGAAGTGGAAATCATCCGCCGCGTGGCCACCAATCCGGGCACGGACGTTCCCGAGGTCCTGGGGGCGCTGATTGCCGACCAGGAGGCGGCCTCAACGGCCAATGACAGCCGGCGCTTCCACAAGCTCGATGAATTGTTCCACCGCACTTTGGCGCGGTTGGCGGGTGTGGAATATGCTTGGCAATTGATCGATGATCACAAAATGCAGCTCGACAGGGTGCGCTACCTGACGCTGGGCGTGTCCTCGAGCCAGCGCGCCATTGCCGAACACAAGCAGATTGCCGAAGCGGTGGGCCAAGGCGATGTGGCCGGTGCGGAAGCGGCCATGCGCGCGCATCTGGCGCGCGCCGAAGTGCTGCTGAACCAGACCATCTCCGATTTTCCCGACTATTTCGAATAG